The proteins below are encoded in one region of Hordeum vulgare subsp. vulgare chromosome 3H, MorexV3_pseudomolecules_assembly, whole genome shotgun sequence:
- the LOC123444609 gene encoding 3-hydroxybutyryl-CoA dehydrogenase, giving the protein MGTQAPPAAREIAAVGVIGAGQMGSGIAQLAAAAGCGVFLLDSDPAALSRAVASISSSLSRLVSKGQLSQAACDDSVKRIKCVSHVEELRGVDLVIEAIVESEDIKKKLFVELDRITKPSAILASNTSSISITRLASATSRPSQVIGMHFFNPPPIMKLVEIIRGADTSEEVFSQVKSFSERIGKTVICSQDYPGFIVNRILMPMINEAFWTLYTGVATKDDIDTGMKLGTNHPMGPLQLADFIGLDVCLSVLRVLHNGLGDNKYSPCPLLVQYVDAGRLGKKRGLGVYSYGRSSSSVKPKSSL; this is encoded by the exons ATGGGGACGCAAGCGCCGCCGGCGGCTAGGGAGATCGCGGCGGTGGGTGTGATCGGCGCGGGGCAGATGGGCTCGGGCATCGCccagctcgccgccgccgccggctgcGGCGTCTTCCTCCTCGACTCCGACCCGGCCGCCCTctcccgcgccgtcgcctccatctcctcctccctcagcCGCCTCGTCTCCAAGGGCCAGCTCTCCCAG GCTGCGTGCGATGATTCCGTCAAGCGGATAAAGTGCGTCTCCCATGTGGAGGAGCTGCGGGGCGTGGATCTTGTGATCGAGGCCATCGTGGAGTCCGAAGATATCAAGAAGAAGCTGTTCGTGGAGCTGGACAGGATCACCAAACCTTCTGCCATTCTTGCGTCCAACACCAGCTCCATTTCGATAACCCGGCTCGCCTCAGCTACCAGCCGCCCCTCTCAG GTGATAGGCATGCACTTTTTCAACCCTCCTCCTATAATGAAGTTGGTTGAAATAATACGAGGAGCTGATACATCAGAAGAGGTTTTCTCTCAAGTTAAATCTTTTTCTGAAAG AATTGGGAAGACCGTTATATGTTCACAAGATTACCCCGGCTTCATTGTGAACCGCATCCTAATGCCGATGATTAATGAAGCATTTTGGACACTTTACACGGGGGTGGCAACCAAAGATGACATCGATACAGGGATGAAGCTCGGCACGAATCATCCAATGGGCCCTCTGcagcttgctgacttcataggctTAGATGTTTGCCTTTCAGTACTCAGGGTGCTCCACAACGGACTAGGAGATAACAAATACAGCCCTTGCCCTCTTCTTGTCCAATATGTCGATGCCGGACGACTTGGAAAGAAGCGCGGACTAGGTGTATACTCTTATGGGAGAAGCTCTTCATCGGTTAAACCCAAGTCATCTCTGTAA
- the LOC123444610 gene encoding phosphatidylglycerophosphate phosphatase 1, chloroplastic/mitochondrial → MLRPPPAPLLPPASRASLLPLHKAANPNTEPTPAASTTDRATPMGVAASWPRALGQRFNPGGVAAVVAVAASEPRLALPHVSVQDIRWLDWAELRRAGFRGVVFDKDNTLTAPYAPELWPLLATSFDQCRAAFPGAIAVYSNSAGLKQYDPDGSDASTIEATIDGVHVIRHDAKKPAGAAKEIESYFDCSASDLVLVGDRYFTDVIYGNRNGFLTVFTEPLSFVGESYIVRKVRKLEAYIVNYWYKKGHRPIKHPLLPDARTIVKFDPCEDPVSAQ, encoded by the exons ATGCTAAGGCCGCCGCCGGCGCCACTGCTCCCTCCAGCTTCCCGCgcctccctccttcctctccaCAAAGCCGCGAACCCCAACACCGAACCCACTCCCGCGGCCTCCACGACCGACAGAGCCACACCCATGGGCGTGGCCGCGTCCTGGCCGCGCGCGCTGGGTCAGCGCTTCAACCCGGGAGGCGTGGCCGCGGTGGTGGCCGTCGCGGCGTCCGAGCCGCGCCTAGCGCTGCCGCACGTGTCGGTGCAGGACATCCGGTGGCTGGACTGGGCGGAGCTCCGCCGCGCCGGGTTCCGTGGCGTGGTTTTCGACAAGGACAACACCCTCACCGCGCCCTACGCCCCCGAGCTCTGGCCGCTGCTGGCGACCTCGTTTGACCAGTGCCGCGCGGCCTTCCCCGGCGCCATCGCTGTCTACAGCAACTCCGCAG GGTTGAAGCAGTATGATCCAGATGGGTCGGATGCCAGTACGATTGAGGCGACTATCGACGGGGTTCATGTGATTAGGCATG ATGCAAAGAAGCCTGCTGGAGCAGCTAAGGAAATAGAGAGTTATTTTGACTGCTCAGCTTCAGATCTTGTGCTG GTTGGTGATAGATACTTTACTGATGTTATCTATGGAAATAGGAATGGTTTTCTTACTGTATTTACAGAACCATTGAGTTTTGTTGGTGAATCTTACATTGTCAGAAAG GTTAGAAAATTGGAAGCATACATTGTCAATTATTGGTACAAGAAAGGACACAGACCAATAAAGCACCCTTTGCTACCTGATGCGAGAACAATTGTGAAGTTTGATCCGTGTGAAGACCCAGTCTCAGCACAGTGA